The following coding sequences are from one Sphaeramia orbicularis chromosome 11, fSphaOr1.1, whole genome shotgun sequence window:
- the LOC115428525 gene encoding apolipoprotein A-IV-like: MKVLMVLVLAVFIAGCNAHIVRPNQPSHQVDMMKEAFWDYVAKATMTADSSLQQIRQSELGKEVNSLISQSTEAISKFSETWRTQVAPLTQDLMDRFTQESEQLKTRLQNDLTTLSSSVQPYAEELMTKIQQQVEEMKKEVTPYAESMDPEALKTILMQKSQELKTQMDLKMSELQAQMVPYTEEMKQKMDQSLEEFQRSMIPLAMNFETQFNQKSQEIQQSLAPYGEELRAKLDSDAQNLKQQLDTLWKSFSKMIQ; encoded by the exons ATGAAGGTCCTCATGGTTCTCGTCCTCGCTGTTTTCATTG CAGGATGTAATGCCCACATTGTGAGGCCAAACCAACCAAGCCACCAGGTCGACATGATGAAGGAGGCATTCTGGGACTACGTTGCCAAGGCAACCATGACGGCCGATAGCTCCCTGCAACAGATCAGACAGTCTGAGCTGGGAAAGGAAGTGAA TTCCCTCATCTCTCAGAGCACCGAGGCCATCAGTAAGTTCTCAGAGACTTGGCGGACTCAGGTGGCTCCTCTGACTCAGGACCTCATGGATCGTTTTACCCAGGAGTCCGAGCAGCTGAAGACCCGTCTGCAGAACGACCTGACCACTCTGAGCTCCAGCGTGCAGCCCTACGCCGAGGAACTCATGACCAAGATCCAGCAACAGGTGGAGGAGATGAAGAAAGAAGTGACCCCCTATGCCGAGTCCATGGACCCCGAGGCCCTGAAGACCATCCTGATGCAGAAGAGCCAGGAGCTGAAGACGCAGATGGATCTGAAAATGAGCGAGCTGCAGGCCCAGATGGTCCCCTACACCGAGGAGATGAAGCAGAAGATGGACCAGAGTCTGGAGGAGTTTCAGAGGAGCATGATCCCCCTGGCCATGAATTTTGAGACCCAGTTCAACCAGAAGAGCCAGGAGATCCAGCAGAGTCTGGCTCCTTATGGAGAGGAGCTGAGGGCCAAGCTGGACTCTGATGCCCAAAACCTGAAGCAGCAGCTGGACACTCTGTGGAAGTCCTTCTCCAAGATGATCCAGTAA
- the LOC115428650 gene encoding apolipoprotein A-IV-like: protein MKVLAVLALCVFTVCNANVVWHEQPKTQLDLVKDAFWDYVAKATLTAEDSLRQIRESEMGQDLNTRISQSADTVNQYIVALKAQVAPLSQNLMDQLNQETEQLKTRLQNDLTTLSTSVQPYAEELMTKIQQQVEEMKKEVTPYAESMDPEALKTILMQKSQELKTQMDQKMSELQAQMVPYTEEMKQKMDQSLEEFQRSMIPLAMNFETQFNQKSQEIQQSLAPYGEELKAKLDSSAQDLQAQLTALWESFTRRTQ from the exons ATGAAGGTCCTTGCGGTTCTTGCACTTTGTGTTTTCACTG TTTGCAACGCCAACGTTGTGTGGCATGAGCAGCCCAAGACCCAGCTGGACTTGGTCAAAGATGCTTTTTGGGACTACGTTGCCAAGGCGACCCTCACTGCTGAAGACTCCCTGAGGCAGATCAGAGAGTCTGAGATGGGACAGGACCTGAA CACCAGGATTTCCCAGAGCGCTGACACCGTGAACCAGTACATCGTGGCTCTGAAGGCCCAGGTGGCTCCTCTGTCTCAGAACCTCATGGATCAGCTCAACCAGGAGACCGAGCAGCTGAAGACTCGTCTGCAGAACGACCTGACCACTCTGAGCACCAGCGTGCAGCCCTACGCCGAGGAACTCATGACCAAGATCCAGCAACAGGTGGAGGAGATGAAGAAAGAAGTGACCCCCTATGCCGAGTCCATGGACCCCGAGGCCCTGAAGACCATCCTGATGCAGAAGAGCCAGGAGCTGAAGACGCAGATGGATCAGAAAATGAGCGAGCTGCAGGCCCAGATGGTCCCCTACACCGAAGAGATGAAGCAGAAGATGGACCAGAGTCTGGAGGAGTTTCAGAGGAGCATGATCCCCCTGGCCATGAATTTTGAGACCCAGTTCAACCAGAAGAGCCAGGAGATCCAGCAGAGTCTGGCTCCTTATGGAGAGGAACTGAAGGCCAAGCTGGACTCCAGCGCTCAGGACCTCCAGGCTCAGCTGACCGCCCTCTGGGAGTCTTTCACCAGGAGGACCCAGTAA